A genomic stretch from Desulfurobacterium atlanticum includes:
- a CDS encoding single-stranded DNA-binding protein — MANLNKVFLAGRLTRDPELQHTSQGTPFTRFTIAVNRSYKDRNGNWQEETSFIDIVVWGDAADRAVSRFNKGTEVLVEGRLRQSSWETDSGEKRSKIEVVADRVQLLSQPGGKGSESSEEIDDIEF, encoded by the coding sequence ATGGCTAATTTAAATAAAGTCTTTCTCGCAGGAAGACTCACCAGAGACCCTGAACTTCAGCATACAAGTCAGGGAACGCCGTTCACAAGATTTACAATAGCCGTAAACAGAAGCTACAAAGACCGAAACGGCAACTGGCAGGAAGAAACATCTTTTATAGATATTGTTGTATGGGGAGATGCAGCAGACAGAGCCGTTAGCAGATTTAACAAAGGAACAGAAGTTTTAGTAGAAGGACGTTTAAGACAGTCTTCCTGGGAAACTGACTCAGGAGAAAAGCGTTCAAAAATAGAAGTTGTAGCTGACAGAGTTCAACTTCTTTCCCAACCTGGAGGAAAAGGTTCTGAAAGTTCGGAAGAGATTGATGACATTGAATTTTAA
- the rpsF gene encoding 30S ribosomal protein S6, with the protein MREYYYETVYIMRPTLSEEEVEKVMEKVSGAVEKFNGEIIHTEKWGKKQLAYPINDYPMGYYVLLHIKTNERDFVKNLENFFRINEDIIRFLSFRIKPSEVKGLKKEESKPNSEEANG; encoded by the coding sequence ATGAGGGAATACTATTATGAGACAGTTTATATAATGAGACCCACTCTTTCTGAAGAGGAAGTAGAAAAAGTGATGGAAAAGGTTTCTGGTGCTGTAGAAAAGTTTAACGGAGAAATAATCCACACAGAAAAATGGGGTAAAAAACAGCTTGCATACCCTATCAATGACTATCCAATGGGATACTACGTTTTACTTCACATCAAGACAAACGAAAGAGATTTTGTAAAGAATCTGGAAAACTTCTTTAGAATTAACGAGGATATAATCAGGTTTCTCTCATTCAGAATAAAACCGTCTGAAGTTAAAGGATTAAAAAAGGAAGAATCCAAACCTAATTCTGAGGAAGCAAATGGCTAA
- the rpsR gene encoding 30S ribosomal protein S18, whose product MAEQRRFIRRKKYCKFCAQKIEKIDYKNVELLKPFISERGRIIPRRISGVCSKHQRQLAKAVKRARHLALLPFVKVD is encoded by the coding sequence ATGGCTGAACAGAGAAGATTTATCAGAAGAAAGAAATACTGCAAATTTTGTGCTCAAAAGATAGAAAAAATAGATTATAAAAATGTTGAACTTTTAAAGCCTTTCATTAGTGAAAGAGGAAGAATCATTCCAAGAAGAATATCCGGAGTTTGCTCTAAACATCAAAGACAACTTGCAAAAGCTGTTAAAAGAGCAAGACACCTTGCATTATTACCGTTTGTTAAAGTGGACTAA
- a CDS encoding 50S ribosomal protein L25 codes for METVKLQATLRKGTGKGVARKLRREGLLPAVIYGGGRPEATPIAIKASDIKKIKHHSGLIYIDLEGEERVCILKDIQYNYLGDVPLHVDFHEVTFGEVITTTVEIEFVGTPVGVKEENGVLEIFLREVEIETLPKSIPEKLVVDISNLHAGDALHVSDIPVPEGVRILEDPETAVVVVSEQEEAPAEEESEEEASE; via the coding sequence ATGGAAACAGTAAAACTGCAGGCTACCCTGAGAAAGGGAACAGGAAAAGGGGTAGCAAGAAAACTACGCAGGGAAGGCCTTCTTCCAGCTGTAATATACGGCGGAGGAAGACCGGAAGCTACACCTATCGCTATAAAAGCAAGCGATATCAAGAAAATCAAACACCACTCAGGGCTTATCTATATCGACCTTGAGGGTGAAGAGAGAGTTTGTATTCTGAAAGATATTCAGTACAACTATCTTGGAGATGTTCCTCTCCATGTTGACTTCCACGAAGTAACTTTCGGTGAAGTTATAACCACCACTGTTGAAATTGAATTCGTTGGAACACCTGTTGGAGTGAAAGAGGAAAACGGTGTCCTTGAAATCTTCTTAAGAGAAGTTGAAATTGAAACTCTTCCAAAATCTATCCCGGAAAAGCTTGTTGTTGACATTTCCAACCTTCATGCAGGAGACGCACTTCACGTAAGTGATATTCCTGTGCCTGAAGGTGTTAGAATCCTTGAAGACCCAGAAACAGCCGTTGTTGTTGTTTCTGAGCAAGAGGAAGCTCCTGCTGAAGAAGAATCTGAAGAAGAGGCTTCTGAATAG
- the pth gene encoding aminoacyl-tRNA hydrolase yields MVKLVVGLGNPGKEYAKTRHNVGWMVLDKVANQFEEPFSKEKFKGVIAEIQSPHGKVILLKPLTYMNRSGESVAEAVKFYKLNPEEILVISDDLDMPVGKVRMRKEGKHGGHRGLMSIEEKLGSSRFPRIKIGIGRPERKEMVANYVLQPFSKEQLPIIEMAIDEATRWVTEIIDGKPIEAKTCSF; encoded by the coding sequence ATGGTAAAACTGGTGGTTGGACTTGGCAATCCTGGAAAAGAGTATGCCAAAACAAGGCATAACGTTGGATGGATGGTTCTTGACAAAGTAGCAAATCAATTTGAAGAGCCGTTTTCAAAGGAGAAATTTAAAGGAGTAATTGCTGAAATCCAATCGCCACACGGAAAAGTTATACTGCTAAAACCTTTAACATACATGAATAGGAGCGGTGAAAGCGTCGCCGAAGCTGTAAAGTTTTACAAACTAAATCCAGAAGAGATTCTTGTGATCTCTGACGACCTTGATATGCCTGTCGGTAAAGTAAGGATGAGAAAAGAGGGAAAGCACGGCGGGCACAGAGGGCTCATGTCAATAGAGGAAAAACTCGGCAGCAGCCGCTTCCCGAGAATAAAAATCGGGATAGGAAGACCAGAAAGAAAAGAGATGGTCGCAAATTATGTACTGCAACCATTTTCTAAAGAGCAACTGCCGATTATAGAGATGGCAATTGATGAAGCTACCAGATGGGTAACCGAGATAATAGATGGAAAACCGATAGAAGCAAAAACATGTAGTTTCTAA